A genomic region of Pseudomonas abietaniphila contains the following coding sequences:
- the nuoJ gene encoding NADH-quinone oxidoreductase subunit J, translated as MEFAFYFASGIAVVATLRVITNTNPVHALLYLIISLIAVAMTFFSLGAPFAGALEVIAYAGAIMVLFVFVVMMLNLGPASVQQERAWLKPGIWLGPILLGGLLLAELLYVLFANSTGAGIGHTTVDAKAVGISLFGPYLLVVELASMLLLAAAVTAFHVGRNEAKE; from the coding sequence ATGGAATTCGCTTTCTATTTCGCATCCGGCATCGCTGTTGTAGCCACCCTTCGGGTGATTACCAACACAAACCCGGTGCACGCCCTGCTCTACCTGATCATTTCGCTGATCGCCGTGGCCATGACCTTCTTCAGTCTCGGCGCGCCGTTCGCCGGAGCTCTGGAAGTGATCGCCTACGCCGGCGCCATCATGGTGCTGTTCGTGTTCGTGGTGATGATGCTGAACCTGGGCCCGGCCTCGGTTCAGCAAGAACGCGCCTGGCTCAAGCCCGGCATCTGGCTGGGCCCGATTCTGCTGGGCGGCCTGTTGCTGGCGGAGCTGCTGTATGTGCTGTTCGCCAACTCCACCGGCGCCGGTATCGGCCACACGACCGTGGACGCCAAGGCCGTGGGCATCAGCCTGTTCGGTCCGTACCTGCTGGTGGTCGAACTCGCCTCGATGCTGCTGCTCGCCGCAGCGGTGACGGCGTTCCATGTCGGCCGCAACGAGGCGAAGGAGTAA
- the nuoK gene encoding NADH-quinone oxidoreductase subunit NuoK, producing the protein MHAQIPLEHGLAVAGILFCLGLAGLLVRRNILFVLMSLEVMMNAAALAFVVAGSRWAQPDGQIMFILVISLAAAEASIGLAILLQLYRRFHTLDIDAASEMRG; encoded by the coding sequence ATGCATGCACAAATCCCTCTGGAACACGGGCTGGCCGTCGCCGGCATCCTGTTCTGCCTCGGCCTGGCGGGCCTGTTGGTACGCCGCAACATTCTGTTCGTGTTGATGAGCCTGGAAGTGATGATGAACGCGGCCGCACTGGCTTTCGTCGTGGCGGGTAGCCGCTGGGCGCAGCCTGACGGCCAGATCATGTTCATCCTGGTGATCAGCCTTGCCGCAGCCGAGGCCAGCATTGGCCTTGCGATCCTGCTGCAACTGTATCGCCGCTTCCACACTCTCGATATCGACGCTGCCAGCGAGATGCGCGGATGA